A window of the Brassica napus cultivar Da-Ae chromosome C5, Da-Ae, whole genome shotgun sequence genome harbors these coding sequences:
- the LOC106387558 gene encoding nucleolin 2 isoform X11 — translation MVKSKKESVKKVEAAPVSTTKPSKKSKRDAEVDLDIKKKQKKEKELVQAEKKAPPPKKVETSSSSSDSEDEVRTKKAIAKKPLSKKDDSSSSSDEEAVTVKKKPATLKKAKAESSSSDDSSSSSDEESVPAKKQPTTTLKAAKAESSSSSEDESSSDEESAPPKKQPTVVKSVKPAAKDSSSSEDEDSEDEKKKEPATKKLPAAAKTKSDSSEEDSDDEESDDEKPPTKKVFIYFLLFLVTQVSGNRGKLVCLVMQAKVSPTKTSKQESSSGESSEEESEDEKVAPKKKDTDVEMAEAEQKSEAKQPKTPTTQRPTTQARGGSTTLFAGNLPFQIEKSDVENFFKEVGGIVDVRFASHPDGRLKGYGHFEFASAEAALKALKLMNGKPLLGRTIRLSDANAKPAPRSSNADGNFQSNRKGEGSQVKTIFVSKFDKSVAERDMICALREHFSDCGEITRISLPCDQETGATRGMAYLDFINEDGFNKALELNGSELGGWNILVLEGKPRGWNSDGNNDGDRFTATRPGRRPPGRGIPGRSRPGRAPPGRGDRRTPSKPSVFASAEGKKIVFDD, via the exons ATGGTCAAGTCTAAGAAAGAATCCGTTAAAAAA GTCGAAGCAGCACCTGTCTCAACGACGAAGCCATCGAAGAAAA GTAAGAGAGATGCGGAAGTTGATCTAGACATCaaaaagaagcagaagaaagagaaagagttgGTTCAAGCTGAGAAAAAGGCACCACCACCAAAGAAGGTAGAGACCAGCAGTAGTAGTTCTGATTCTGAGGATGAAGTCAGG ACTAAGAAAGCCATTGCCAAGAAACCTCTATCTAAGAAGGATGACTCATCTTCATCTTCGGATGAG GAGGCTGTCACTGTGAAGAAGAAGCCAGCAACCCTTAAGAAAGCCAAGGCAGAGAGCAGCTCATCTGacgattcttcttcttcttcagacgaG GAATCCGTCCCTGCGAAGAAGCAACCGACGACTACTCTAAAGGCTGCCAAGGCAGAGAGCAGTTCATCATCGGAGGATGAATCTTCTTCTGACGAG GAATCTGCCCCTCCAAAGAAGCAACCAACAGTTGTCAAGAGTGTCAAGCCAGCTGCAAAAGATTCATCATCCTCAGAGGATGAAGACTCAGAAGATGAGAAG aaAAAGGAACCTGCCACAAAGAAGCTTCCAGCTGCTGCTAAAACCAAATCAGACTCATCAGAGGAAGATTCTGATGATGAG GAAAGTGATGATGAGAAACCTCCTACAAAGaaggtatttatttattttttattatttttagtcaCACAAGTGTCAGGAAATAGAGGGAAACTGGTTTGCCTTGTTATGCAGGCTAAAGTTTCTCCAACAAAAACTTCTAAACAAGAAAGCAGCAGTGGCGAATCTAGTGAGGAGGAGAGTGAAGATGAGAAAGTAGCTCCAAAGAAAAAG GATACTGATGTTGAAATGGCAGAGGCAGAGCAGAAATCAGAGGCAAAACAA CCGAAGACGCCAACTACTCAGAGACCAACCACTCAGGCTCGAGGAGGATCAACTACACTATTTGCTGGAAATCTTCCCTTTCAAATTGAGAAATCTGACGT AGAGAATTTCTTCAAAGAAGTTGGTGGAATCGTCGATGTCAGATTTGCTTCACATCCAGATGGCCGTCTTAAAGGATACGGGCATTTTGAGTTTGCTTCTGCAGAAGCAGCTCTGAAG GCATTGAAACTGATGAATGGTAAACCATTACTAGGCCGCACTATTAGGCTATCTGATGCTAACGCCAAGCCTGCTCCACGAAGCAG CAATGCTGATGGCAACTTCCAGAGCAACCGCAAAGGAGAAGGAAGCCAAGTTAAAacgatttttgtttcaaaattcgATAAGTCTGTGGCTGAACGTGAT ATGATATGTGCGTTGAGAGAGCATTTTAGTGATTGTGGAGAGATCACAAGGATTTCTTTACCTTGTGATCAAGAGACTGGTGCTACCAGGGG GATGGCTTATCTAGATTTTATCAACGAGGATGGATTCAACAAGGCATTGGAACTAAACGGAAGTGAACTGGGAGGATGGAACATATTGGTGCTCGAGGGTAAACCAAGAGGATGGAATTCTGATGGAAATAATGATGGTGATCGTTTCACAGCTACTAGGCCCGGTCGTCGCCCCCCTGGAAGAGGCATTCCTGGTCGTAGCCGCCCTGGAAGAGCTCCTCCTGGTCGTGGTGACCGTAGAACACCCAGCAAACCAAGTGTATTTGCTTCAGCAGAAG GGAAGAAGATCGTCTTTGATGATTAG
- the LOC106387558 gene encoding nucleolin 2 isoform X3, whose translation MVKSKKESVKKVEAAPVSTTKPSKKSKRDAEVDLDIKKKQKKEKELVQAEKKAPPPKKTKKAIAKKPLSKKDDSSSSSDEEAVTVKKKPATLKKAKAESSSSDDSSSSSDEEAAPPKKQPAVVTKAKAESSSSEDDESSSDEEVVPAKKQPAVVKKAKVESSSSEDESSSDEEPAVVKKDSSSEEESSSDEESVPAKKQPTTTLKAAKAESSSSSEDESSSDEESAPPKKQPTVVKSVKPAAKDSSSSEDEDSEDEKKKEPATKKLPAAAKTKSDSSEEDSDDEESDDEKPPTKKVFIYFLLFLVTQVSGNRGKLVCLVMQAKVSPTKTSKQESSSGESSEEESEDEKVAPKKKDTDVEMAEAEQKSEAKQPKTPTTQRPTTQARGGSTTLFAGNLPFQIEKSDVENFFKEVGGIVDVRFASHPDGRLKGYGHFEFASAEAALKALKLMNGKPLLGRTIRLSDANAKPAPRSSNADGNFQSNRKGEGSQVKTIFVSKFDKSVAERDMICALREHFSDCGEITRISLPCDQETGATRGMAYLDFINEDGFNKALELNGSELGGWNILVLEGKPRGWNSDGNNDGDRFTATRPGRRPPGRGIPGRSRPGRAPPGRGDRRTPSKPSVFASAEGKKIVFDD comes from the exons ATGGTCAAGTCTAAGAAAGAATCCGTTAAAAAA GTCGAAGCAGCACCTGTCTCAACGACGAAGCCATCGAAGAAAA GTAAGAGAGATGCGGAAGTTGATCTAGACATCaaaaagaagcagaagaaagagaaagagttgGTTCAAGCTGAGAAAAAGGCACCACCACCAAAGAAG ACTAAGAAAGCCATTGCCAAGAAACCTCTATCTAAGAAGGATGACTCATCTTCATCTTCGGATGAG GAGGCTGTCACTGTGAAGAAGAAGCCAGCAACCCTTAAGAAAGCCAAGGCAGAGAGCAGCTCATCTGacgattcttcttcttcttcagacgaG GAAGCCGCCCCTCCGAAGAAGCAACCAGCAGTTGTTACGAAAGCCAAAGCAGAGAGCAGCTCATCTGAGGATGATGAATCTTCTTCAGACGAG GAGGTCGTCCCTGCTAAGAAGCAGCCAGCAGTTGTTAAGAAAGCCAAGGTAGAGAGCAGCTCATCTGAGGATGAATCTTCTTCAGACGAG GAACCAGCAGTTGTTAAGAAAGACAGCTCATCCGAAGAAGAATCTTCTTCAGACGAG GAATCCGTCCCTGCGAAGAAGCAACCGACGACTACTCTAAAGGCTGCCAAGGCAGAGAGCAGTTCATCATCGGAGGATGAATCTTCTTCTGACGAG GAATCTGCCCCTCCAAAGAAGCAACCAACAGTTGTCAAGAGTGTCAAGCCAGCTGCAAAAGATTCATCATCCTCAGAGGATGAAGACTCAGAAGATGAGAAG aaAAAGGAACCTGCCACAAAGAAGCTTCCAGCTGCTGCTAAAACCAAATCAGACTCATCAGAGGAAGATTCTGATGATGAG GAAAGTGATGATGAGAAACCTCCTACAAAGaaggtatttatttattttttattatttttagtcaCACAAGTGTCAGGAAATAGAGGGAAACTGGTTTGCCTTGTTATGCAGGCTAAAGTTTCTCCAACAAAAACTTCTAAACAAGAAAGCAGCAGTGGCGAATCTAGTGAGGAGGAGAGTGAAGATGAGAAAGTAGCTCCAAAGAAAAAG GATACTGATGTTGAAATGGCAGAGGCAGAGCAGAAATCAGAGGCAAAACAA CCGAAGACGCCAACTACTCAGAGACCAACCACTCAGGCTCGAGGAGGATCAACTACACTATTTGCTGGAAATCTTCCCTTTCAAATTGAGAAATCTGACGT AGAGAATTTCTTCAAAGAAGTTGGTGGAATCGTCGATGTCAGATTTGCTTCACATCCAGATGGCCGTCTTAAAGGATACGGGCATTTTGAGTTTGCTTCTGCAGAAGCAGCTCTGAAG GCATTGAAACTGATGAATGGTAAACCATTACTAGGCCGCACTATTAGGCTATCTGATGCTAACGCCAAGCCTGCTCCACGAAGCAG CAATGCTGATGGCAACTTCCAGAGCAACCGCAAAGGAGAAGGAAGCCAAGTTAAAacgatttttgtttcaaaattcgATAAGTCTGTGGCTGAACGTGAT ATGATATGTGCGTTGAGAGAGCATTTTAGTGATTGTGGAGAGATCACAAGGATTTCTTTACCTTGTGATCAAGAGACTGGTGCTACCAGGGG GATGGCTTATCTAGATTTTATCAACGAGGATGGATTCAACAAGGCATTGGAACTAAACGGAAGTGAACTGGGAGGATGGAACATATTGGTGCTCGAGGGTAAACCAAGAGGATGGAATTCTGATGGAAATAATGATGGTGATCGTTTCACAGCTACTAGGCCCGGTCGTCGCCCCCCTGGAAGAGGCATTCCTGGTCGTAGCCGCCCTGGAAGAGCTCCTCCTGGTCGTGGTGACCGTAGAACACCCAGCAAACCAAGTGTATTTGCTTCAGCAGAAG GGAAGAAGATCGTCTTTGATGATTAG
- the LOC106387558 gene encoding nucleolin 2 isoform X6: protein MVKSKKESVKKVEAAPVSTTKPSKKSKRDAEVDLDIKKKQKKEKELVQAEKKAPPPKKVETSSSSSDSEDEVRTKKAIAKKPLSKKDDSSSSSDEEAVTVKKKPATLKKAKAESSSSDDSSSSSDEEAAPPKKQPAVVTKAKAESSSSEDDESSSDEEVVPAKKQPAVVKKAKVESSSSEDESSSDEEPAVVKKDSSSEEESSSDEESVPAKKQPTTTLKAAKAESSSSSEDESSSDEESAPPKKQPTVVKSVKPAAKDSSSSEDEDSEDEKKKEPATKKLPAAAKTKSDSSEEDSDDEESDDEKPPTKKAKVSPTKTSKQESSSGESSEEESEDEKVAPKKKDTDVEMAEAEQKSEAKQTPTTQRPTTQARGGSTTLFAGNLPFQIEKSDVENFFKEVGGIVDVRFASHPDGRLKGYGHFEFASAEAALKALKLMNGKPLLGRTIRLSDANAKPAPRSSNADGNFQSNRKGEGSQVKTIFVSKFDKSVAERDMICALREHFSDCGEITRISLPCDQETGATRGMAYLDFINEDGFNKALELNGSELGGWNILVLEGKPRGWNSDGNNDGDRFTATRPGRRPPGRGIPGRSRPGRAPPGRGDRRTPSKPSVFASAEGKKIVFDD, encoded by the exons ATGGTCAAGTCTAAGAAAGAATCCGTTAAAAAA GTCGAAGCAGCACCTGTCTCAACGACGAAGCCATCGAAGAAAA GTAAGAGAGATGCGGAAGTTGATCTAGACATCaaaaagaagcagaagaaagagaaagagttgGTTCAAGCTGAGAAAAAGGCACCACCACCAAAGAAGGTAGAGACCAGCAGTAGTAGTTCTGATTCTGAGGATGAAGTCAGG ACTAAGAAAGCCATTGCCAAGAAACCTCTATCTAAGAAGGATGACTCATCTTCATCTTCGGATGAG GAGGCTGTCACTGTGAAGAAGAAGCCAGCAACCCTTAAGAAAGCCAAGGCAGAGAGCAGCTCATCTGacgattcttcttcttcttcagacgaG GAAGCCGCCCCTCCGAAGAAGCAACCAGCAGTTGTTACGAAAGCCAAAGCAGAGAGCAGCTCATCTGAGGATGATGAATCTTCTTCAGACGAG GAGGTCGTCCCTGCTAAGAAGCAGCCAGCAGTTGTTAAGAAAGCCAAGGTAGAGAGCAGCTCATCTGAGGATGAATCTTCTTCAGACGAG GAACCAGCAGTTGTTAAGAAAGACAGCTCATCCGAAGAAGAATCTTCTTCAGACGAG GAATCCGTCCCTGCGAAGAAGCAACCGACGACTACTCTAAAGGCTGCCAAGGCAGAGAGCAGTTCATCATCGGAGGATGAATCTTCTTCTGACGAG GAATCTGCCCCTCCAAAGAAGCAACCAACAGTTGTCAAGAGTGTCAAGCCAGCTGCAAAAGATTCATCATCCTCAGAGGATGAAGACTCAGAAGATGAGAAG aaAAAGGAACCTGCCACAAAGAAGCTTCCAGCTGCTGCTAAAACCAAATCAGACTCATCAGAGGAAGATTCTGATGATGAG GAAAGTGATGATGAGAAACCTCCTACAAAGaag GCTAAAGTTTCTCCAACAAAAACTTCTAAACAAGAAAGCAGCAGTGGCGAATCTAGTGAGGAGGAGAGTGAAGATGAGAAAGTAGCTCCAAAGAAAAAG GATACTGATGTTGAAATGGCAGAGGCAGAGCAGAAATCAGAGGCAAAACAA ACGCCAACTACTCAGAGACCAACCACTCAGGCTCGAGGAGGATCAACTACACTATTTGCTGGAAATCTTCCCTTTCAAATTGAGAAATCTGACGT AGAGAATTTCTTCAAAGAAGTTGGTGGAATCGTCGATGTCAGATTTGCTTCACATCCAGATGGCCGTCTTAAAGGATACGGGCATTTTGAGTTTGCTTCTGCAGAAGCAGCTCTGAAG GCATTGAAACTGATGAATGGTAAACCATTACTAGGCCGCACTATTAGGCTATCTGATGCTAACGCCAAGCCTGCTCCACGAAGCAG CAATGCTGATGGCAACTTCCAGAGCAACCGCAAAGGAGAAGGAAGCCAAGTTAAAacgatttttgtttcaaaattcgATAAGTCTGTGGCTGAACGTGAT ATGATATGTGCGTTGAGAGAGCATTTTAGTGATTGTGGAGAGATCACAAGGATTTCTTTACCTTGTGATCAAGAGACTGGTGCTACCAGGGG GATGGCTTATCTAGATTTTATCAACGAGGATGGATTCAACAAGGCATTGGAACTAAACGGAAGTGAACTGGGAGGATGGAACATATTGGTGCTCGAGGGTAAACCAAGAGGATGGAATTCTGATGGAAATAATGATGGTGATCGTTTCACAGCTACTAGGCCCGGTCGTCGCCCCCCTGGAAGAGGCATTCCTGGTCGTAGCCGCCCTGGAAGAGCTCCTCCTGGTCGTGGTGACCGTAGAACACCCAGCAAACCAAGTGTATTTGCTTCAGCAGAAG GGAAGAAGATCGTCTTTGATGATTAG
- the LOC106387558 gene encoding nucleolin 2 isoform X2 — MVKSKKESVKKVEAAPVSTTKPSKKSKRDAEVDLDIKKKQKKEKELVQAEKKAPPPKKVETSSSSSDSEDEVRTKKAIAKKPLSKKDDSSSSSDEEAVTVKKKPATLKKAKAESSSSDDSSSSSDEEAAPPKKQPAVVTKAKAESSSSEDDESSSDEEVVPAKKQPAVVKKAKVESSSSEDESSSDEEPAVVKKDSSSEEESSSDEESVPAKKQPTTTLKAAKAESSSSSEDESSSDEESAPPKKQPTVVKSVKPAAKDSSSSEDEDSEDEKKKEPATKKLPAAAKTKSDSSEEDSDDEESDDEKPPTKKVFIYFLLFLVTQVSGNRGKLVCLVMQAKVSPTKTSKQESSSGESSEEESEDEKVAPKKKDTDVEMAEAEQKSEAKQTPTTQRPTTQARGGSTTLFAGNLPFQIEKSDVENFFKEVGGIVDVRFASHPDGRLKGYGHFEFASAEAALKALKLMNGKPLLGRTIRLSDANAKPAPRSSNADGNFQSNRKGEGSQVKTIFVSKFDKSVAERDMICALREHFSDCGEITRISLPCDQETGATRGMAYLDFINEDGFNKALELNGSELGGWNILVLEGKPRGWNSDGNNDGDRFTATRPGRRPPGRGIPGRSRPGRAPPGRGDRRTPSKPSVFASAEGKKIVFDD, encoded by the exons ATGGTCAAGTCTAAGAAAGAATCCGTTAAAAAA GTCGAAGCAGCACCTGTCTCAACGACGAAGCCATCGAAGAAAA GTAAGAGAGATGCGGAAGTTGATCTAGACATCaaaaagaagcagaagaaagagaaagagttgGTTCAAGCTGAGAAAAAGGCACCACCACCAAAGAAGGTAGAGACCAGCAGTAGTAGTTCTGATTCTGAGGATGAAGTCAGG ACTAAGAAAGCCATTGCCAAGAAACCTCTATCTAAGAAGGATGACTCATCTTCATCTTCGGATGAG GAGGCTGTCACTGTGAAGAAGAAGCCAGCAACCCTTAAGAAAGCCAAGGCAGAGAGCAGCTCATCTGacgattcttcttcttcttcagacgaG GAAGCCGCCCCTCCGAAGAAGCAACCAGCAGTTGTTACGAAAGCCAAAGCAGAGAGCAGCTCATCTGAGGATGATGAATCTTCTTCAGACGAG GAGGTCGTCCCTGCTAAGAAGCAGCCAGCAGTTGTTAAGAAAGCCAAGGTAGAGAGCAGCTCATCTGAGGATGAATCTTCTTCAGACGAG GAACCAGCAGTTGTTAAGAAAGACAGCTCATCCGAAGAAGAATCTTCTTCAGACGAG GAATCCGTCCCTGCGAAGAAGCAACCGACGACTACTCTAAAGGCTGCCAAGGCAGAGAGCAGTTCATCATCGGAGGATGAATCTTCTTCTGACGAG GAATCTGCCCCTCCAAAGAAGCAACCAACAGTTGTCAAGAGTGTCAAGCCAGCTGCAAAAGATTCATCATCCTCAGAGGATGAAGACTCAGAAGATGAGAAG aaAAAGGAACCTGCCACAAAGAAGCTTCCAGCTGCTGCTAAAACCAAATCAGACTCATCAGAGGAAGATTCTGATGATGAG GAAAGTGATGATGAGAAACCTCCTACAAAGaaggtatttatttattttttattatttttagtcaCACAAGTGTCAGGAAATAGAGGGAAACTGGTTTGCCTTGTTATGCAGGCTAAAGTTTCTCCAACAAAAACTTCTAAACAAGAAAGCAGCAGTGGCGAATCTAGTGAGGAGGAGAGTGAAGATGAGAAAGTAGCTCCAAAGAAAAAG GATACTGATGTTGAAATGGCAGAGGCAGAGCAGAAATCAGAGGCAAAACAA ACGCCAACTACTCAGAGACCAACCACTCAGGCTCGAGGAGGATCAACTACACTATTTGCTGGAAATCTTCCCTTTCAAATTGAGAAATCTGACGT AGAGAATTTCTTCAAAGAAGTTGGTGGAATCGTCGATGTCAGATTTGCTTCACATCCAGATGGCCGTCTTAAAGGATACGGGCATTTTGAGTTTGCTTCTGCAGAAGCAGCTCTGAAG GCATTGAAACTGATGAATGGTAAACCATTACTAGGCCGCACTATTAGGCTATCTGATGCTAACGCCAAGCCTGCTCCACGAAGCAG CAATGCTGATGGCAACTTCCAGAGCAACCGCAAAGGAGAAGGAAGCCAAGTTAAAacgatttttgtttcaaaattcgATAAGTCTGTGGCTGAACGTGAT ATGATATGTGCGTTGAGAGAGCATTTTAGTGATTGTGGAGAGATCACAAGGATTTCTTTACCTTGTGATCAAGAGACTGGTGCTACCAGGGG GATGGCTTATCTAGATTTTATCAACGAGGATGGATTCAACAAGGCATTGGAACTAAACGGAAGTGAACTGGGAGGATGGAACATATTGGTGCTCGAGGGTAAACCAAGAGGATGGAATTCTGATGGAAATAATGATGGTGATCGTTTCACAGCTACTAGGCCCGGTCGTCGCCCCCCTGGAAGAGGCATTCCTGGTCGTAGCCGCCCTGGAAGAGCTCCTCCTGGTCGTGGTGACCGTAGAACACCCAGCAAACCAAGTGTATTTGCTTCAGCAGAAG GGAAGAAGATCGTCTTTGATGATTAG
- the LOC106387558 gene encoding nucleolin 2 isoform X1 encodes MVKSKKESVKKVEAAPVSTTKPSKKSKRDAEVDLDIKKKQKKEKELVQAEKKAPPPKKVETSSSSSDSEDEVRTKKAIAKKPLSKKDDSSSSSDEEAVTVKKKPATLKKAKAESSSSDDSSSSSDEEAAPPKKQPAVVTKAKAESSSSEDDESSSDEEVVPAKKQPAVVKKAKVESSSSEDESSSDEEPAVVKKDSSSEEESSSDEESVPAKKQPTTTLKAAKAESSSSSEDESSSDEESAPPKKQPTVVKSVKPAAKDSSSSEDEDSEDEKKKEPATKKLPAAAKTKSDSSEEDSDDEESDDEKPPTKKVFIYFLLFLVTQVSGNRGKLVCLVMQAKVSPTKTSKQESSSGESSEEESEDEKVAPKKKDTDVEMAEAEQKSEAKQPKTPTTQRPTTQARGGSTTLFAGNLPFQIEKSDVENFFKEVGGIVDVRFASHPDGRLKGYGHFEFASAEAALKALKLMNGKPLLGRTIRLSDANAKPAPRSSNADGNFQSNRKGEGSQVKTIFVSKFDKSVAERDMICALREHFSDCGEITRISLPCDQETGATRGMAYLDFINEDGFNKALELNGSELGGWNILVLEGKPRGWNSDGNNDGDRFTATRPGRRPPGRGIPGRSRPGRAPPGRGDRRTPSKPSVFASAEGKKIVFDD; translated from the exons ATGGTCAAGTCTAAGAAAGAATCCGTTAAAAAA GTCGAAGCAGCACCTGTCTCAACGACGAAGCCATCGAAGAAAA GTAAGAGAGATGCGGAAGTTGATCTAGACATCaaaaagaagcagaagaaagagaaagagttgGTTCAAGCTGAGAAAAAGGCACCACCACCAAAGAAGGTAGAGACCAGCAGTAGTAGTTCTGATTCTGAGGATGAAGTCAGG ACTAAGAAAGCCATTGCCAAGAAACCTCTATCTAAGAAGGATGACTCATCTTCATCTTCGGATGAG GAGGCTGTCACTGTGAAGAAGAAGCCAGCAACCCTTAAGAAAGCCAAGGCAGAGAGCAGCTCATCTGacgattcttcttcttcttcagacgaG GAAGCCGCCCCTCCGAAGAAGCAACCAGCAGTTGTTACGAAAGCCAAAGCAGAGAGCAGCTCATCTGAGGATGATGAATCTTCTTCAGACGAG GAGGTCGTCCCTGCTAAGAAGCAGCCAGCAGTTGTTAAGAAAGCCAAGGTAGAGAGCAGCTCATCTGAGGATGAATCTTCTTCAGACGAG GAACCAGCAGTTGTTAAGAAAGACAGCTCATCCGAAGAAGAATCTTCTTCAGACGAG GAATCCGTCCCTGCGAAGAAGCAACCGACGACTACTCTAAAGGCTGCCAAGGCAGAGAGCAGTTCATCATCGGAGGATGAATCTTCTTCTGACGAG GAATCTGCCCCTCCAAAGAAGCAACCAACAGTTGTCAAGAGTGTCAAGCCAGCTGCAAAAGATTCATCATCCTCAGAGGATGAAGACTCAGAAGATGAGAAG aaAAAGGAACCTGCCACAAAGAAGCTTCCAGCTGCTGCTAAAACCAAATCAGACTCATCAGAGGAAGATTCTGATGATGAG GAAAGTGATGATGAGAAACCTCCTACAAAGaaggtatttatttattttttattatttttagtcaCACAAGTGTCAGGAAATAGAGGGAAACTGGTTTGCCTTGTTATGCAGGCTAAAGTTTCTCCAACAAAAACTTCTAAACAAGAAAGCAGCAGTGGCGAATCTAGTGAGGAGGAGAGTGAAGATGAGAAAGTAGCTCCAAAGAAAAAG GATACTGATGTTGAAATGGCAGAGGCAGAGCAGAAATCAGAGGCAAAACAA CCGAAGACGCCAACTACTCAGAGACCAACCACTCAGGCTCGAGGAGGATCAACTACACTATTTGCTGGAAATCTTCCCTTTCAAATTGAGAAATCTGACGT AGAGAATTTCTTCAAAGAAGTTGGTGGAATCGTCGATGTCAGATTTGCTTCACATCCAGATGGCCGTCTTAAAGGATACGGGCATTTTGAGTTTGCTTCTGCAGAAGCAGCTCTGAAG GCATTGAAACTGATGAATGGTAAACCATTACTAGGCCGCACTATTAGGCTATCTGATGCTAACGCCAAGCCTGCTCCACGAAGCAG CAATGCTGATGGCAACTTCCAGAGCAACCGCAAAGGAGAAGGAAGCCAAGTTAAAacgatttttgtttcaaaattcgATAAGTCTGTGGCTGAACGTGAT ATGATATGTGCGTTGAGAGAGCATTTTAGTGATTGTGGAGAGATCACAAGGATTTCTTTACCTTGTGATCAAGAGACTGGTGCTACCAGGGG GATGGCTTATCTAGATTTTATCAACGAGGATGGATTCAACAAGGCATTGGAACTAAACGGAAGTGAACTGGGAGGATGGAACATATTGGTGCTCGAGGGTAAACCAAGAGGATGGAATTCTGATGGAAATAATGATGGTGATCGTTTCACAGCTACTAGGCCCGGTCGTCGCCCCCCTGGAAGAGGCATTCCTGGTCGTAGCCGCCCTGGAAGAGCTCCTCCTGGTCGTGGTGACCGTAGAACACCCAGCAAACCAAGTGTATTTGCTTCAGCAGAAG GGAAGAAGATCGTCTTTGATGATTAG